attttttcttttaatagtaGCTTAATGAAGTTCACTGACACAATGCTCTTATATTGCAGGTTTTCTGGTACCATAGTTGGAGTTGAAGATGCTGACACCAAGAGGTGGCCAAAGTCCAAATGGAGATGCCTCAAGGtagtattttaaaagtttttagaGCAGTGCGTGTGCCATTTAGCATGGTAGGTGAAAGCATTCATGTTCTTCTAGGTGAGATGGGACGAAACAACTATTATACCTCGCCCAGAGAAAGTTTCGCCTTGGAAAATAGAGCCAGCTCTTGCTCCTCCTGCGCTAAATTCCCTTCCAATGCCCAGACCAAAGAGGGCCCGATCAAACATGGTGCCCTTATCCCCTGACTCCTCAGTTCTTACCAGGGAAGGTACAATCTTATCTGCTGTGGGAACCTAATGGTTATTTCTTGTTTCTAGTTTTTTGCTGATTTTATGAGGTTTTTAGCTATTTATGTCTTTTTAACTCTTGCAACATGTTTAGGTTCATCTAAAGTGACTCTAGACCCTTCGCCATCAAGTGGATTTTCAAGGGTCTTGCAAGGTCAAGAATTCTCGACCTTGAGAGCCAATTTTGTGGAGAGCAATGAGTCTGACACTGCTGAAAAGTCCATTGTGTGGCCACCTTCACTAGATGATGAAAAGCTTGACGTAGTTTCTGCGTCGAGAAGATATGTGTCAGAGAACTGGATGTCTGGTGGGAGGCATGAACCAACTTACACGGATTTGCTGTCGGGCTTTGGGGCTAATGCTGATATTTCCCATGGTCCCTGTGCACCCTATGTTGATCAAGCTGCTGCAGCTGTTAAGTTTTCAAGAAAACTTTCACTTGACCAGGAAGGAAAGTTTAACTTTCTGGCTAGCCAATGGTCCTTGCGCTCCAATCTCTCACTTAACTTGTTAGATACTAATCTGAACCGTCCTGTACAAGTTGGCAATGTAGCTTATCAAGCACAAGGCAATGCTAGATATGGTGCCATTGCTGAGTCCTCCATGCTCCATTGTCACAGAGTTGAGCAGCCACAAGGAAACCTGTTGATGCCCACACCAGCCCCATGTCATTTTGAGACACCTGCTCATTCAAGAGAGCCAATGCCTATACCCATATCAGTACAGCAATGTGAGGCTGTGAAACCCAAAGATGGGAACTACAAGCTCTTTGGCGTATCCCTCGTTAGTAATCCTGTTACACCAGTGCCAGTAGCACCACAGAGGGGAATGATGAATGAACCAGGTGGTCATATACTTGATACTTCACACTCGGCTCGTACTCTTGAGTCTGATCAAAAGTCAGAACAATCCCAGGGTTCAAAATCAGCAGATAATCCTCTTCCCGTTAATGAGAAGAAATCTGTACAAAGACGTGAGCAACATTCAAGAGAGGTGCAAGGCAAGACACTAGGAAGTTCAACTAGGAGTTGTACCAAGGTATTTTTCCTATCTTAATTGTAGTTTCAAAATGTCTATGAAGTTTTGATTGAACTTGCTCAACCAGATCCTGTTAATTTCAGGTTCACAAGCAGGGGATTGCACTTGGTAGGTCAGTGGACCTaactaaatttaataattatgaagaACTGATCGCTGAATTGGACCAGTTGTTTGAGTTTGGTGGTGGATTGATGGCTCCTCAAAAGAATTGGTTGGTTGTATACACTGATGATGAGGGTGATATGATGCTTGTTGGGGATGATCCCTGGCAGTAAGGATTTTTTTCATTGTTCTGCATGTTCATTTGATTGTTATCAAGTCATTCATGTGCCCTCACTTATGTTTGTCTTCTTCACTGGAAATCTTATATAACTACTGTCTTATCTGTATAACAGAGAATTTTGTGGCATGGTTTGCAAGATTTTCATCTACACCAGAGAGGAGGTCCAGAAGATGAACCCAGGTACCCTTGATTCAAAGGGCGGGGATAATCAATTGGTTGGTGAAGGAGGGAATGCGAATGAAGTGAAATCGCAGCCGCTTTCTTTCACATCAACTCCTGAGAAATGTTAGGCCTGGTTCTCATGGGTTCTAGGTAATGTACTGCTCAAGCTGCTATTATATATTTGGTAGTATACAAATGGGCTCAAGGTGGTATTTATCACAAATTGGGGTATATTTTAATGACCTTGGACACGCTTTATTATCAACgggattttgtttttgttttctgtcaCTTGAAGATTCTTATTCTTCTGCGGATTTATGGTGGTAGATAATATGTGCTATGTTCTTCTGTTGTCAGTTTTTCGTTGCAGGGTTCGGAGGAGAGTGCTTTACAGTCATTCCAGTTGGGAAATATGAACTAATTGACATGGATGTGTCTCACACGCTCGTTTAGTTAGCTCCTTCCTTTGTCTCTAAGATATGAGATGTAGATGACAGATATGATATTACCAGTTTTGCACATGTTGAATGTTTTATGCTGTAcaattttatacataaaatatgtACGTATACTGTTTTGTGGGGCAAGGTGATTCCTAACCTTGCGATTTCCGACCATCCCCCACCTTGTACATATAGCCTCACTAGTAGTCACTACCCTACTGTAAGTAAGAACATACACGCTTCTAATGTCTTCTGTGTAAGAATTCAATCATCTAATGTTTTCGTTTTGATGGTTTTGAAAAGTTTTGATTTTCAAAATTAATGCTGTGAACAATTTGTGCATTTCTGTTAAAGTTATTGTTGATTATAAGTTGGGGGCGTGAGTAATTTCTATTCGATACGATATTGGTATTTAggtaatattaaaaattgtaGTGAGTGCTTTAGATGGTTGTGCGTTGTGTTGATGGTGAGAGTCGACCCACTTCTACTTCTTTGGCAAGCATAATTGGGATAGGTGCcttattatctttttgcatGTGGGGGTCGCATTCTTTGCTGGAATCTGTGCCCACTTTGCAAAGGTTGGGTAGCCATCGGCGtgcttatatatttttacaagATTGGGTTGGGGGTAATCTAAATCTGAGGCACGCATACAATTTATTTCACACTGCCGCTTAAAACACATGATCTACTTAAAGCGAATTCAAAGGCAAAACACCATTTGATTCCTGCCTAATCTATATTCCAATTTGGAAAATAGGGTGAATacttaatactaataatattatgcctaatattgtaatatatataatattatgcataaaattgtgtgtaaatatatatatatgtaacactATCTTCCAACATAAACACATCCATTCAAAACAAATGCAGAGAGCAGTCTCTTGTGGCAACTTGGGGGAGGCAGCGTGGTGTGATCGTGATTGATAGTCTGTGTTTTTATTGTCTTCCATGGAATCTCTCGATAGACCATAGTGCAGATTTCGCTATGAGCTAGAGAGTTGGCCGAGTGATTTGAGCCCATTGGCTTTAGGGCGgagcaaaaatttaaaaattagaccCCCGACTCTACTCCGTCTCTGCTCTGAATTCGACTtgtcagagtcggagtcagagttttTCCTCAATGAAAAATCGGAGTCAAAATCAGATTCGGAGGTGGAGTTGtgccgactccgactctgataCTCTGATTCCGACTTCAACTTTCTACTTGGTCTCTAACGCAGACTCTAATTCCAACTATGTTCCGAtaatgtacatttttttttaaaaaatatgtgtttttctatatattaataatataaatataaatataataacatccaataatataatgtataaattataaatttataataacatgtaatactaatgcataataactaaagtattgattatatagattttatataactatatcttatttAGTTAGTTAAACTGAATAATATACTAGCATGGGCCAAtgggttaattattataaaatagtatatttataatatatatatatatatatactaaattgactaataatagtttagtgTATGTAAACATCATGCCATTCAATATTATTACCATGTAACACTAAAttactaatgtataaatactaaaatgcataataacatgtaacattataatactaatgtataataacacgTAACACTAATGgataaacactaatatataaataataaatttataacaacatataatactaatgtataataactaaagtatagataatataaattttatataaatatatcttacATAGTTAGTTAAACTTAATAATATACTAGCTGGCCTGAtggattaattattatattgagTTAATAACaagtaatactatagtataataatattgtaaattgtaatttgaaactagttaaataataatcgttaataatttttacaaaagaaaatccGTTTATAAAAACCATAGCACAAGTCTATAGACTACAATATGTAATGAATCACTATAGTATAACTCTATAGactataacatgtaatactataatataataatatgtaattgtcAATAATCAAGACTATAATACAACTAcaagattaatatttttattaatcaataCTAACAATTAAATTAACTATTGAGTgatggaaaaaattataattataaaaatcataaatagaatagaatgataattataattattatgctAAGTTATTACTAACAATGTAAAGGAGAGGGGCGCCATTTTCTAAAAGTATTCCCATAATCCCATTTCCTCCCCCCAAAGTTTCTGAATCCCTATATTCCCAATTTCCTATTTTtgatttccaaaaaaaaaaaaaaaccctagcctccctcAGACCCTCCCGTGCTGTCGCCTCCCCACTCACTCTCATGCCACCGCTTCCCACCCTCTAGCCTCTCACTCTCACACAGTCACTTCCCCTCCCACGGCACaacttctttctcttctcttataagccctctctctcttctcccttcgTTTGGTCAAAGGTAATATGGTCAtagatattttcttttgtttttatcttcaattctcagctttccttttctttcataATTGAGTTGGTAGTCTAGTAgattaaaagggaaaaaaaaaaaaaatggaaaaatgaagTCCCTACAGAATGATTAAGGAAAAACTTCTTTCTGAGTATAATTATAATGGATTCTACCatttgtataaaataaaataaaataaaacatgaatTTACATGTTGTACATGAAATCATAATTGTGGAACCCAAGGAAGAAacctaaaataaaaaagagagatttttttCTCATAGCCATTGATGACaccaattttcatataaatctcttttatctcactaatagtcacttatCAGCTTTCCCATTACTGCTTTCTATTTCATAATAAGGAAATGAATGTTGATGGATTTAGTTCAACACAGATAGGAATAGTACTTTAAACCCTTCATTTCCTAGGATTGATCTTCCTATGGATTATGGTtaaaatttctaattattataagtTGTTGGATTAAAGGAATGATGGTCTTTTTGGGGCTGTGTTGAATACTCATTTTGGGGCTATTTTTACCTAACTTGTTTGAATACttattagtgttattattttttattaatgatcaTGTGGGTTTGGCTTTTAATGTATCATtttcatcatttatttatgaTGATGGATAAATCTAGTGTACATTTTAGCTTTTAATATTCTGCTACTCATCGTGGTATTGTTGTCATCATTAAAGTGATGCATGATGAAAATCTGGTGTACATAATGACTGTTTTATTGTTTCCTCCCAGCTCTaaataatcatttcaatatTTGATCATGCTATTTAAGTCTATCTAAATAATCATGCTATTTATGCTGAAATGAGATCATGTGTAAAGACTTATGGATGCCAAATTCCTTTTCTAAAATCAGTTGATCCGAGGTGAGGGTGAAATGCCAAGCATCTAATTAAATGCCAGCCTTGGTGGTGTTTTCTCTTATGAAGTAACTAGTATGTAGTGAATGGggttctttctctctccccgttcCTTTTCTCTCAAAAAAAACCTAAACCTCCAGAGCCTTCGACGGGGTGGGGAGCTTCGGCTCCCCCACCCCCTCCACCCTCTTTCCCTTCCCCTTCCCTCCTCCTTTTATCTTTGGTCTCTTTTTTACTGTTTTCGTTCTTCTATTGTCAGTTTTCAGCTTTTTGTGTTCTCATGCAAATAAAGGGGAGCTACTGACGGAGTCATTCCCAGCCACCGACCGCCAACACGAGCCCCACACAGATGTTGGCCAGCCGCCAATCTTCAAGACCACCGAATGCGGCGCCAAACGGAGGGGAGCGTAGCCCTCACACGCGGGATGGAGTCCCGGCTTGAACCAGAGCGTGGGGGTCACGCGCCATCGGGGAGCCTCCTGCCGACTCAAAACCTGGTTATTCCAGGACCTTAGACTCCGGGAAATCATCGACCGGCCGTCGGTTTTCTCCTAATAGTGGTTTTTGCTCAGCGAGCACCActgtttgtgttttttgtccgtcgtttttctgtgtttttttagttgtttgcacggttttaatttcttttttctagtttttggtCTGTGTTCCATGTTCAAACCGAGCGGGGTTACGAGCCTTTTGTTCGGACACAGCTTTGGGCTGGTGCTGGTGGAGCATGGCAGTCGGCGTTACGGCCGGGGGACGTATGGCCGACCTCTGCAGTGGAGGTAGTGTGGTCCGTACACGAGCTGGGTACTCGTGCTGTTCTTGGGCTCCTAATGCCGACGCCTGGGGTGGGTATGCTGCCGAGCTCACGCCGGTGCTGGGTTTACGTGGCTTTGTTGTTTTGTTCATTGTTTTGCTGTGTTGGTTTGTAGATTATTAGTAGTTTTAGGTGTAGGCTTTTGGACTTAGTGTTCAAAGCGGTGGTGTCCCTTATTCCACCTCCCTGGGAGGATGGAGGGGCTGGATATTCTGTATTATACAGAATGCTCTCTCGTTTTAGAGAGGTTAGACGTTGAGACAAAGTCCGTCACTTAGTGTGCGGGGATGTTTCAGTGCTGATGCGTAGTTTGGCTTATAGTTTAGATTTTTCTGTACTCATAAGTCACATTTGTAACTTCATTATGACGAATGAATGaattcacattttcaaaaaaaaatagtatgtaGTGAATGGTAGTTTATTGACTGAGGATCATTTCTATTTAaaatcagttttatttttctatgtttCTATTTGTTGTGAAGTGCACACTCTTGGGTGAAAAATAGCCCACAAGATGTCATTCTCCTAAGAATCAATGGCTAAATGAAAAGGCATTATTGAATCACAACAGCAATGTTTTCTCCTACATTGACAATTATGGCATATTCTCCTATATGTTTTCCttactaattttttcattttttttttaggcacaAACTTGGAGGTAGGGTTGTTTGGAAGTTTGTTACATTTACGTTATTGTTGTTGGGAACATTTGTTGAGCATTAGTTTGTAATTTGGAAGTTTgttatttaacttattttgGTGCATTTGTAAGTTTGTAATTTGTTGTTGAACTTGTTGGGAATATTTAATTTGGTTGGCACTTAGTACTTAGAAAATGTTGGATTGCTTTTGTTGTTGGGAACTTAGAAAATGTTTGTTATAGTAGTGGtaagtaaatattattaatatattatgatGGATGTGGATGTTTATTATAGTGACTCTAGTGATTAGttggatgtttattttttattttttattttggacaGCATGAGCATGTTAGTATGTTACTTGTTACTTGTTTTTAgttagttgtattttttttatatatataatcaaaagtgaattattttgtttaaattgtaatttttgaaaaatttgaaatttgaaagctcactcaattttttatttttaaaaagaaaaaaaatgggctaaatatgaagttaaaaaagacaaaaaaagtcTAGAATCTGACTCCACTCCGACAAGTCAAAGTCGGAGTCAGAGAGGAATATGTGCAGATCAGAGTCAAAGTCAGAGGCCGAATTTGGCCTCTGAGTAAATTGGAGTCAAAGTCGGAGGTTGGCCATTCCGACTCCAATCTAGTCGGTCCTCAGCCTTAATTGGCTTTCGACATGATTTTGCTTATGGCGACAtggtagaaaataaaaagagtggaGAGGAACCAGACTTGAGGTGTGATGATGACTAGGCTTCAGTTTGGTCTAGGATCAAGAGAGAGGAAGCTGTTAGAAACCCTAGATGAAGAGGAAGTGAAGTAAAGGGGGTGAACTGAAGAAGGGGTTGTCTTCGAAGGGAAGGAGGTGAAGGAAGTGAACTGGAAAGGACGCCATTTGAGGAAGCTTCCAAACAAGAGAGGAATAAGTGAAACGAATCATTTTGAGGGTGTTTTAAGTTTGTCGTTTTGGGTTGTAGTTTAGAGTCTGTCATTTAAGCTTTATGTAATACGTAGCGTTTGGGAGATATAACCAAAAAGTGCGTTTAATTGCTGTTAATTTACTCATGTCACTGTGTTggttgttttatcattctctaGAGTTGGTTATTAGGGAATATGTTATAGGGAGAAGTGGTGACGATGACATCTTATAACACGGAGAGAGAAGCCCTCGTCTGGTACAGGATGCAGTTGACTCAACACAGTTCAACAATTTGGAGACTTTTGTTCGTGCAATGCTGGTTCGCTTTGGACCAACAGCGTATGAAGATCCTATGGAGACCCTCACCCATCTTAAACAGACAACGACAGTGGCAGCTTATAGAGCTCAATTTGAAGCCTTATCCAACAGGTTAAGAGGCCTTCCCAATCACCCCAAACTAAAATGTTTCCTAAGTGGTCTTAAAGATGAGATCAAGTTACCAGTTCATATGTTTAATCCTCTTACTTTAAATGTTACTTTTCGGTTAACTCGAATTTAGGATGAATATTTGAGAAGCACAAGGAAATCTCTTAAAATCAGCACTGAGATAGGTGGGGTTCAACAGTGGGTATTCTAATACTATTGGCTTGAGTGGGGAGAGTAGCAATAGGAACCAAAATATAATGCTACTACTAAGAAGATATCATCTACTTCAATGGATCAAAAGAGGGGGAAGGACCTATGTTATTattgtgaagaaaaatggaaccTAGCCCATGTGTGCAAGACAcctaaaatttatttgttgcAAGGTCAGGAGGAGATAGATGAGATGCAGGGGGAAGGGGATATGGTTACTAAGTCAACCAAGGAAGGGGAGTCACTCTCTCAACCAGTGAATGCAGAACCGGAGATTTCACTTAATGCACTCACGAGGACACCCAGCTCTAAAACTATGAGGCTGCTTGGTAGAATTGGATGAGAGCAAGTGGTGATCTTAGTCGATTCGGGGAGTACGCATAACTTCCTCGACCCCTCGATTGCTAAGAACACTAGGCTGTTGGATGATACACAGAGGATTGTGGTGAAAATAGCAAGCGGGTAGATTATTCATATTGAGAGGTATTACAGTACACTTCAAACGTAAATAAAAAGGTACTTCTTATATATTAGCTCTTGGGGGCTGTGATGTAGTGTTGGGTGTGAAATGGTTGGAAACTCTTTGGTCCAATTATTTGAGATTTCACCCAACTCACAATGAAGTTTATGTATGGTGGTAGGGGAATTGAGCTAGTAGGGTTGAGTTTGAATGAGTTAACTATAGAGGGGAGCAAGACATGAAGTAAATTCAAATGAGTGACAAGAGAGCTCTATCTAGCATTAGCCATTCAtcaaatcaatataattttggAGAAAAATGTTATATCTCACTTTTGCGCAACTTATGGAGATTCCTGCAGCCTTCCTACAAATTAttgtgaaataaatataaaataatgcaGAACTATCAGAGTCATGTGATAGAAATCAATCACAAGAGGGCTCTATCTAGCATTAGCCACTCAtcaaatcaatataattttgcTGAAAAATACTTAATGTTATATCTCACTTTTGGGCGCATTATGGAGATTCTTGCAGTCTTCCTACAAATTATTGTGAAAGAAATGTAAAACAATGCAAAGCTATCAGAATCATGTGATAGAAATCAATGCTACCTTCATATTCAATTCTATGGACCTTGTAAAAAAGATgcaacttattaaaaaaagttagtttttcaTACAAACAAAGAGAAACCAAAGGAGGAATGTATGaacctagaaaaaaaaattattatactgGATTTCATGAGAAAAACACagcaaaaaagaggaaaaaatctTACTTTACTAATCTTCAGAACCACGAAACTCAGCATGTAGAGCCTATCATTGAGCTTCTTCTGGTGGCGCCTCTTAGCCATCCGATTCTTAGCAGGGAGCCCCTTCTTCTTTCGCCTCTGCTTTTCTCCACTAGTAATACTATTAATTGCATTGGAGCTACTCCCACCTTTGTCCTTGGCATTGCCCTCTGCCTTATCGTTCTAAGTGAACTCAACTGAATCATAATTTAGAACATACCCATCAAAGCTTGTATCTTCCACATCATCCCCAATGCTCCCTTTCCTATT
This Carya illinoinensis cultivar Pawnee chromosome 11, C.illinoinensisPawnee_v1, whole genome shotgun sequence DNA region includes the following protein-coding sequences:
- the LOC122281478 gene encoding auxin response factor 2A-like → MAASDVSINGTSGYSDHNDVRNSTDGEKGHSTFSGTSKDAETALYTELWHACAGPLVTVPRENERVFYFPQGHIEQVEASTNQVADQQMPLYDLPSKILCRVINVQLKAEADTDEVFAQVTLIPEANQDENSVEKEPPPPPPPRFYVHSFCKTLTASDTSTHGGFSVLRRHAEECLPPLDMSRQPPTQELAAKDLHGNEWRFRHIFRGQPRRHLLQSGWSVFVSSKKLVAGDAFLFLRGENGELRVGVRRAMRQQGNVPSSVISSHSMHLGVLATAWHAISTRTMFTVYYKPRTSPAEFIVPYDQYMESIKNNHSIGMRFKMRFEGEEAPEQRFSGTIVGVEDADTKRWPKSKWRCLKVRWDETTIIPRPEKVSPWKIEPALAPPALNSLPMPRPKRARSNMVPLSPDSSVLTREGSSKVTLDPSPSSGFSRVLQGQEFSTLRANFVESNESDTAEKSIVWPPSLDDEKLDVVSASRRYVSENWMSGGRHEPTYTDLLSGFGANADISHGPCAPYVDQAAAAVKFSRKLSLDQEGKFNFLASQWSLRSNLSLNLLDTNLNRPVQVGNVAYQAQGNARYGAIAESSMLHCHRVEQPQGNLLMPTPAPCHFETPAHSREPMPIPISVQQCEAVKPKDGNYKLFGVSLVSNPVTPVPVAPQRGMMNEPGGHILDTSHSARTLESDQKSEQSQGSKSADNPLPVNEKKSVQRREQHSREVQGKTLGSSTRSCTKVHKQGIALGRSVDLTKFNNYEELIAELDQLFEFGGGLMAPQKNWLVVYTDDEGDMMLVGDDPWQEFCGMVCKIFIYTREEVQKMNPGTLDSKGGDNQLVGEGGNANEVKSQPLSFTSTPEKC